DNA from Plasmodium yoelii strain 17X genome assembly, chromosome: 13:
AAAGtggaataaaaattataagaattgttttataaatacaataacaaaaaaacaacatttttCTAGTAAAGACataaattatgaaatatatgaagGTGTAAATTGTTTTACTAAATTTGAAgaattaacaaataaaaaaattatatacaaaaaagattataaaaattatttaaaattatataaattatataaacctaataatacaaaattaagtatagataaaaataactattttaatttttcattatgtTGGGCAATTAATGGGGGAAAAAGCATATGTGTgtataataacaatttagacgaaaataaaaaaatcaaaatatttacaaaCACAATCAATTCTTTAAGACAAAAATTAGAACAGgaaagtaaaataaattgtGAAGATggaaaattagaaaaaattgtAGAATATCGAAAAGAAATTCTgaccaaaaataaaaacagcAAAAAACAATGTAACCATGAAAAAGGAAaaggaaaagaaaaaatcaACTATGccaaattaacaaaattatgggaactatttttatatcataaagaaaaaaataatattaaagaagaaaaagtaTACTttgaaattttaaaaaagttatttttaaaatatgaattttttgaaaaaaataaaaaaaatgattttcaattttttgaaaatatattaacttctttattactaaaatcaaacatatttataaatgtattaaataatttatattctatattttttaattcatttttatgttCGTCTTCTTTTCCCATTATACAGAATAATGCAATTACCCAATCAATAAATAACACTAATAAAAAttctaataaaaatgatttaaacaaatttcctgttattattaataataatgtgtgtaaagaaaatgatgtaACTTTTCTCGAatgtgtaaataaaaaaaaaccatTTATTGAGAATGAtggaaatataaagaagatgataaaaaattcaaGCTTAAGTGAAATAGAACAAGAAaatcaaaatgaaaaagaaaaaattcgaagatatattttaaattatatatttaatatgtattatgaaaaatatataggattaaaaaatttatataaaagtttTAATTTACAAGaatcatataaattaaaacattGTTCTAAGGAAAAtagtttatttaaatttatttgtttagaaaatattgatattgaaaaaaaaaatattatattaattaaatgtacaaataaaaatgaacatatattttttctaggctttgttaaaaatgtaacaaaaataaacgaTTTTTGCGTCATATATATGGATGTAAAAAGGTATCAAGGCGATAATAAGCAAAatgaaaatggtgaaaatggTGAAGATGTTAACAATTTAAAGCTATATGAAGAACAAGAAATTTGTGAAAACTATTTTGAATCTTATTTTAATCGAATTAAAGATagacaaaaaaatttaaacaatgaaaattttgaaaaagaaaaaaattcgACATTTCTACAAAATAATGATCATGAAAAAGAACTAATCACTTATGAAGGCATAACCTTAACAGTTCAATTAAATACAATAAGTAATCGAATTAAATAttctattttaaatatttttgaaaaaaaaaaagaaaatgaatatttaaataatgaaattactaaacttttattaaataatgatactCGTGTAGACATTAACACATATTGTAATAATCAAGAggaaataatacaaaatcaaaaaaaaaaaaaaaaaaaaaatatgttaaacaATTCAATAAGTTATACTTCCTTAATTCAACAAGCTGTAAATAGATTTTTAGAAagccaaaaaaaatatatgcaatcttataatattttaaatgaagatttaataaaacaagatcaaataataaataaattatataaacaattaaaaaatagtcCCCAAGAATTTACTAAAATATgtgaattttataaaaaatttgatatatatcaaaaaaaggTTTTAAAAGAGATCTTAGTTGGGAGTGACAACCCACCAATCCATATCATTcatggtaaaaaaaaaaaaaaaaaaaaaaaaataaaaaaaataaaataataaaataataaaataataaaataaaataataataaaataataaaaatacatgaGAATGTGCTGCATTTTGTTGGAATGCGAGCAAATGTCTTTTCTTCATAAAAcgacttttttttatttcgtatCAGGAGCGCCGGGAAGTGGCAAAAGCGATTTGATATCATTTCTCATTTATGTTCTAAGCTTAGAAAAGAAgaacaatatatttgttgGAACTTGTAAACATATATCcgtagaaaatataaaaataaaattagttaatttgaatttatgtttaaataagaataataaaGAGAAAGGAATAACACATCAGAAAtcagatatatatatagatactATATATCAagcatttaaaataaaagataaaaaaataaaacactTAATTATTGATGAAGCTTCAAGTTTATCTGAATATAATagtttaatttgtttaaatttaaatgttAGTTATATTTATGCATTTGGTGATGATAAGCAATTAACATTCCATAGTATAATtagcgaaaaaaaaagaaatgaaataaattattttagtatatttgaaaaattaaaacaatataaaaatataaaatgtcattatttatttacacaATATAGATtaatatttccaatttatttatttatatcattttatttttataataataaattaatagcttctaaaaaaattgttgataattttataaaatcgaATAAATTGTCTGATTTTTtggaaatatttaaaaatgataaaattccaaaaaaattacaaaataatttatattcacaATTTTCAATacctattttatttattgataCATATACTGAAAATTTAAACCATGAAATTTTTGAACAACAAATAAATCAAtcatacataaataaatttgaagCTATCATCATTTTAAAACTTGTACAAATTATGTctttatcaaaaataaaaccaaATCTAGCTATTTTAACTCCGTATATTAGccaaaaaaattacattcaGCAAATTTTACACGAATTCGAAGCAGCCGAAAAAAACGAAGCAGCCGAAGCAGCCGAAGCGAAGCCGATGCCGTTTGTAAGGGTTGGAAACATTCCACATTTTACACAAccaattaaaaatgaaaaaaagaatttatgttttattaattccAGCGAGTCGGCATTATATTCAGATGATACAACCAAAGTAGaaactaatatatataatcgtaGTTTGTTCGATTATCCTAAAAGTGTAAGCGGTAAAGGTGTAAGCGGTAAAAATGTAGGCGATGAAAATGTGATAAATAGCAATTCAAATAGATTGTCTAACTTGTTTAACAttccaaataaaaaaaatgaagaagaatataataataacctttataaaaatgtttatacTATTGATAGTTATCAAGGATGTGAAAGCGATATAATTATTGTAAGTACTGTAAGatcaaatgaaaattattctttaggttttttaaatgatgaaaaaagaaTGAATGTTTTATTAACACGTATGAAAAAgggaattattattattggaAATTCAAaaactttaaaaaataattttttttggaaggaatttatatcattccttgatttttttaattctcgAAAATCGGCTTTTTCCTTGCCAGCTTTGAAAGATATAAGGCAGTGAACTATTTTTATTGCCTTTTAAAATAAGCATAAATAGCGAACTATTTTTATTGCCTTTAAAATAGGCATAAGTAGtgaactatttttattacccTTTCAACTAGCCATCCCTTGGAAAAAacaaagataaaaaaatgtgtgcATAAacttttttctattatatatatccgctttatttttttttgttacaccaatttttattcaacttattttttcaattttcgTAATTTTATTCCATCGAAAGAATTTTAATAAACCCATTTCACGTGATTTATCTTGTCTATTTGGCCAATTTTAGCCAATTTTAGCCATTTTAGCCATTTTAGCCAATTTTAGCCAATTTTAAGGCCATTTTTAGCCAATTTTAAGGCCATTTTTAGCCAATTTTAAGGCCATTTTTAGCCAATTTTAAGGCCATTTTTAGCCCCGTTTTAACGGCATGCATTACAAAGTTGTGTTAACATATTTggaaatgtaaaaaaatatcatacacatatttgtgaatatattacaaaaacaagggtaaaaaaatgtagcttatacaaaaaaattaaggaGAATGCAGTGCGCAATTTTTGGCTATTTTCAAGcagagaaaatataaaattgccCAAGAGCTTAAAAATGAGGGTAAAAATGAAGGTAAAAATGAAGGTAAAAATGAAGGTAAAAATGAGGGTAAAAATGAGGGTAAAAATGAGGGTAAAAATGAAGGTAAGAATAAGGCAGAATAAGGCAAGTATTATATCCATTTTGTATACATACGTGGCGTGAGTCAAATCATTTTTAGACCAAATATTGATTTTAGACCAAATATTGATTTTAGACCACGATGTTGAATTTAGacctttttaaaaaaatccGTTATTTTTGTTGATTGTTTAATAAGCAATTTGCtgtttttgcttttttttattttatatatatttatacgtTTTAATGTGGGAGAAATCGTCGCTTTTGTTTTTACATTGGTATTTGGAGTGTTGTTATGGGGAGTGTTATTCATCGGAGTGTTATTCATTGGAGTGTTATTCATTGGAGTGTTATTCATTGGAGTGTTGCTATGGGGAGTGTTCGCGCGACTAGAGTCAGTAGGAATGGAATAAATTTCTTGTATATCcgttttatttttccaattatcagtttttgtatttataataatggtcggttttttttgattattgtctaaaatattttttttatttgaaatggtattaaaaatattttcaacaGATTTTCCTTTAAATAAATCCATTTCAATTGTTTGTGTTTTTGAGATACTAGGAGTACTATTTAACTGGTCAGATGAATaagaattattaatttgtttatctatgaaatgaataaaattattatttttcgtttgtatattattacttgatatttttgattttgaagaaattatatatcttttttttggtgtattattttcattttctgaaTCAATAGTTTTAATTCTTCtaatgattttatttttaattataatttttgtttttgaattattttcatcatttgaTATTTGATTATCATTACTATCTGTTATTACACCatctaatttatatttatataatttttcttttaatgtTTGAATTtggttatttttttcgttaatatctttttttaaatttttaacaagacatgtatgttttttttgaatatctaaacaattttttatataatttaaaataacatTTTGTTGTTCTTCTAaacttaatatatttaatccaAATAgcaaattaaatttatttagatcttctttatttaatttgtctaaatatttttctattattttatatttttttaattctttatcATATTCTTCAACTTTTGTAGTAAGTAATAATTTTTCCTTTAAATATTCATcttttaattcttttaattttaatttttcaatttcattttcttttatttttatattatttttatttattgtatctgttaatattttattcttatttgTTAAGGTTAATATTTCTAAgctatatttttca
Protein-coding regions in this window:
- a CDS encoding RING zinc finger protein, putative, whose product is MHIFPECCICRLSLKNNLCVEKNCGNVFHHSCIKKWISVQKTCPLCKCVCYKKNLLYIHYEINEDKKLKTDENTINKSKDELYADLIKFETELIKEQNENEKYSLEILTLTNKNKILTDTINKNNIKIKENEIEKLKLKELKDEYLKEKLLLTTKVEEYDKELKKYKIIEKYLDKLNKEDLNKFNLLFGLNILSLEEQQNVILNYIKNCLDIQKKHTCLVKNLKKDINEKNNQIQTLKEKLYKYKLDGVITDSNDNQISNDENNSKTKIIIKNKIIRRIKTIDSENENNTPKKRYIISSKSKISSNNIQTKNNNFIHFIDKQINNSYSSDQLNSTPSISKTQTIEMDLFKGKSVENIFNTISNKKNILDNNQKKPTIIINTKTDNWKNKTDIQEIYSIPTDSSRANTPHSNTPMNNTPMNNTPMNNTPMNNTPHNNTPNTNVKTKATISPTLKRINIYKIKKSKNSKLLIKQSTKITDFFKKV